Genomic window (Rhineura floridana isolate rRhiFlo1 chromosome 13, rRhiFlo1.hap2, whole genome shotgun sequence):
CCAGTCAGATGGCtcttctgggaagctcacaagcaggacctgagcacaagagcactctcccctcctgcagttggcattcagaagcacattgcctctgtcagtggagggaacgcacagccatcgtggccagTAGCCCTTGATAGACGTCGCCCTCCATGAACgtctctaatcctcttctaaagccatccaagctggtagtcAATGGCCATCAGCAGCACTTCTcacgggagcgaattccacagagTACCTCTCTTGGTTGTAGGGTGGTCCGGCTGCTCTCTTgctttgcccccctcccccaacacacacacacattttgcggtCTCACCTGGTCCTCTTCGCCACCTCCCTGTTCATTGTAGTTGACGATGTTGTCCCTCAAGTCATCCTGAGAGCTCCCCAGGAGACCCTTGTGGAACGCCTGCCGGCGAGAATGCTCCAGCGCAGCCACCAGCAAGGCCAGGACTGCCAGCAGAGATGGAGATGttagaagggggagggggcagagcatcaAAACATGTCCTTTCCACCCACTCACTCCCCTCGTGCAGGTCTTGTGCTTAGCCCTGGTCCTGCCTGGCATGCACACCCCTTAGGGTGCCTACTAGATGCAGCAGGGACCCCTCAGCTgtccacttattttatttatttattatttcatttatatcccgcccttcctcccagcaggagcacttgGCTGCCTCCCTGCTGTTGTCCAGCGGCTATGGCTGCCTTTTCACTGATTTTGCCATTTTCAAAAGAGACGTGCAAAATTAAAGCAGTTGATCAGACATCCAAAAAGACACAACTTAAATTAAAAGGGAcacattgggagggggagggacattGCAGCAGAGAATAAATGCAGGGTGAGGggaaaataattttgttgttatgtgccttcaagtcaattttgacttatggcgaccctatgaatcagtgacctccaatagcatctgtcgtgaaccaccctgttcagatcttgtaagttcaggactgtgacttcctttatggaatcaatccatctcttgtttggccttcctctttttctactcccttctgttttccccaaccttattatcttttctaatgaaatgtgtcttctcattatttgtccaaagtatgataacctcagtttcatcattttagcttctagtgatagttctggtttaattcgttctaacacccagttatttgtctttttcgctgtccatggtatccgcaaagctctcctccaacaccacagagGAGTGGCTGCAGAAATGTCTCTCCATGGAGAGTTCCAGAGTGGGGAGCTGGTTTAAAAAGGCTCCGCTCTGTGTGGAGGCTGCCCTGGCCTCTGCATAGGATGGCATCCAGTTGTTGTGTAGCAGCGCCTACTCACAAGCAAGCAAAGGAAGCAGAATGTGGGACAAGGGAAGTCTGCTCTGACGTTACGCCTTGGGTCCGTTACAGACTGTGACCCAGTGGCATGCTGGTCCTGTCATTAGGCAGAGTCCAGGGGACTGAGAACCATCAAAAGTGCCACCCATTTCTTCTTGTGAAAAATGTAACATTTGGAATCCCAGGTATGCAATATTTGCCTGTGTTTTGGAAAACCATAAATCGACATGTAAAAAGTGCCCAACGGCCACACCCTTTTAGGAACAAGCCTTGGCGCTCCAGTCAGAAGGGTCATTGCACTTACGCAGAAGCAGGATGGCGCTGCCCAGGATAATCATCAAGGCCCCCAAACTGAGGCCGGCCACAGCGCCTACCACAGCAGCGGCGTGAGCCTGGCAGGAGCCCCACTGGTCACAGGCGCATACGGAGACGTTCAGGAGCTGCTCGCGCACCTGCAGTGGTGTCCCCGAGTCACTGATGAGTAGCGGCAGGACATGGAGCCCGACCTCCACCTCTCCTTCGGCCTGCAGCAGTGAGTGGGTGTCTGtagcagaagaggaaggggagagggtttTGGGGAGGAGGAGGCGGTGGCAAGGGGCGCTGCCTGCATCTTTCCTTCTTCACTGCTCTCATCATGCATCCTCTTGCCTCTGCAGGAGGGCCAACCCAAATGGCTGCACCCAGGGCCAACTCCGGGTCTGAGGGGTATCTGGGCAAGGTGCCTGGTGGTGGGCTCTGGTTGGCTTTTCTGGGACAGCGGTGGTGGGCAGAAGCTACGGTGCCCTGAGGACACTTCAGGGAAGACCAGGAAGCTGAGCCTagcagccattttaatttcccacaatgcctcggAGCAACATGTCGTTAGGGACACTGCAGGGAATTAAAATGGCGGCTGGGCCTTACCTGAGAATGGCAGGTGCTGACACTGGCCCTGGTCATGCCACGTGATCGAGAAGGCCCATCCTGGGATGGCCTCCCTTCCACTGTTGGTGTCCCTGCAGTCATTTCTCCCACCATTGCGTGGGCTCAGGGGCCAGCCCTCCCCACAGGTCCCTCCACCCCTCCTACCATTACCTATCCGTTCCTCATTGCTACAGTCCCCTTCACCCCTTGCAACAACACCTGAGTCAAGCATCATGCCCTTCCCGTGACCCTCCACTTAAGGGTGCCTCTGCTCTCCTCGCCTCCGGGTGCAATGGAGGGCTGAATTCTTCAcagacctttaaagccctaaatgacttaccCCCaccctcaaatatctgaaaggccacctccttccctacagatcttcTTGAGTGCTGATATCAGCAGGGAGTTCTGTTGCCCCCAGAATGGTAGAGGGGAGGCGGGGGAGGCTTCCCTGTGGCAGCTCCTCTGAAACTCTGGCAATCCCCTCCCTGGAGAGATGCGTCTGGCTTGCTTAGGACCCACCCAGAATATCCTCTTGATCTGTTTCAATTGATTTTAATACTGGATTTTTAAACTGTTGCAACCCATCCCGGCACCACACGGTGAAGGCCATGTATGAAATTTAATACATTAACAACCATCGGCTGTATCCAGTTCAGCAGCTCTGCTCATGCAATGGAatgtcctcttcctctcctgtcctctctagccccccccccacttaaagtcagctctagagggttgggggagcactccagaacagattttggggggggcgcataagggggaggagaggaaatgtaAGTCCCATTGTTCAAGCAGAACTCCACTTggatacaaaacaacaataataattaaaatgagtCTCACTCAAAAAGCCCACTTCCTCTAGCTTAAGGTGCTGCCTGTGTTTCCTGCAGGACATGCCCTCTTGGCAGTGGCAACCCCTCCCTTGTCAAGGTGGGGTGGTGATGCCTTTTCCCACATAGCACACTTCTATtcaatataattatttttaaagggtCCCCTGATTAAGCAGGGATTATtcatcaaaatatttatattcccccccccgcaattgatttttctttttaattaagaGAAAGCTCAGGGCCATTATGAAATAACAAGagtgaaggaggtggtcttttggtctattttaaaaggttttctaATCCACCAGTCCAACCCATTAAGTGATTCAAGGTGGCAGCCCTCGCTCTGTGGCTTGTGGGGTGCTCTGTCCAGACAATCCGGTCCACTGCTCTCACTTAGGGGAGTGGTGAGTTTCTTTCCCTCCCCAGCCAAATGTGGGGAAGCTGATTCTCACCAGCCTGAGATTACCGTTGAAATGGCTGAGAGTCCAATTATGGGGCACGCGGGGGCTGAGGCGGAAATGGAAGGGCTCAGCGTGGGGAGGCAGGTCCTCGTCGGTGGCACTCAGGACCAGGTGTCCCCCCTGGCTGCACAGCTCGCTAGTCACCGGGAGCAGCAGCGGAGCATGGTCGTTGACTTCCAGCACCTCAATGGAGAGGGTCCCCGTAGCTGTCAGGGATGGGTTTCCTAAGCGAGAAGTTAGATGCATTCATAAGGGACCAGccctaacattaggcagagtgaggcaactgcttcaggcagcagtaAATGCTGGCAGACAATGGTAGTCACCCCTGGCTGTTCCTCCTGAGACCCTGAGAATTTCCCCCTAGTTGGAGGATAGAGCTTTGTGTGCCACGACGCCTGTCTTGCACCCTCTAAACTAGCTTGCGGCCTTCAGGTGTGTTGGACAATGTTATTCCACTGCCCACAGATTCAATTGTATATACATGGAAAGACTTTCCtctctctcaggcattttagcatgtttttaaattttttttttaaaatgtgtttttaaatttgtatatttgtttttaatgtttttaattgttgtaaactgcccagagagcttcggctatggggcggtatacaaatgtaataaataataataataataataataataataataataataataataataataataataataataataataataataataataataaaagggagAACATCATGGCTGCTTCTGGCATGGTTCCCTGCCCTTTGCTAGGATGTTTCTGGCCATGGACCTGCTCTTGCCCTCTCTCTGCTCAACCTTCTCACCATTATCACTGGCCAGGATGTGCATGATGTACCAGCCGTCTGGGAACGTCGAGCGTGGCGGAACCTCCTGGCGTGTCTGTACCAGGCCAGACTCAGGGTCCACTTGCAGCCAGCTGACCAAGTCAGCGGCCTGGGAGTACCtggggatggatggatagatagatagatagatagatagatagatagatagacagacagagagagagagacagagagagagagagagagagagagagacagagagagagagagagagagagagagagagagagacagagagagagagagagagagagagatgctgtgtgtgtgtctttatgtGTGAGCAGGAACAGCATTTTCTCTCCTAGAGGCAAAGTCACACTCCCCAGGATGTCACACTTCTGGAAGGTCTCTCTGACCCCAGATATATCTGGGAGGCCAGCTGGGCCTGCATGATAGTTATTCAGGGGTGGAAGGGTCACCTGGCCTGGACAGGCTGATACAAAATGttgccatgatggctacgttctGCCTCTACTcactatgcttctgaagaccagttgctgggagtgttCGTGTGCCCAGCTCCCCATGCGaacttcccattagggcatctggtcggccaccgTGGGAACAGAGTGCCGGACCACATGAACCAGCCCCCCCCTTGGCCTGATTCAGCTTCAGGGCTCTtcatgaccacattcacaccatacatttattccactttaaacagtcatggcttctcccaaagaatcctgggaactgcagttcgtgaagggtgctgagagttgttaggagactcctattctcctcatagagccacactcctcagagttctctgggatcagggattgactgttaaaccattcaggGAATTGTAGTTCCATGAGGGGAataaaggggtctcctaacaactctcggcacccttcgcaaactacctTTCCTAGAATTCTTGGggtgaagctatgactgtttaaagtggaacaatcttggaataaatgtatggtgtgaacttGGCctgtatgttcttatgtttctagAGGTTGCTGCATTTTTCTTCTCAGCCATCAGGGCCAACAACTTAGTTTTTAACGCGAAACAGGCGAATCATGGCTGGATTTCTTGCAGTGTTGAATTTCTGGACAGGTAGAATGCCACAAAATCccagagcagcagcaacagaaccCAGGGCCTCTTCTGCTTCCTTTCTCCTTAAAATCACCCCCTCATCAGCATTAGCTCCTTGGAGGGTTGCCTGAcccctctggccccactcacttGAGTTCCTGGGCTTGGAAGGTGTCCGGATCAATTGCACGGTAGAGGGTGATCTCTGTGCCTGGCGGCATGCCTTCCTTCACACTCCCCCTCCAGGGATTCTCCTGGAAGAAGGGGGCTTCGTTGGCATCTAGCACCTGCACCCGCACTGTGGCCAAGGCCCTGGCAGCCTTTGGGGCGGCCAGCTCCAGCGGACTTTGGTTCTGGACGGAGACAAGCAGCTCAAAGCGGTCCTGTTCCTCGTGGTCGAGGGCCTGATGATGGGGACAGAGAGTTGGTGAACTTGTGGTTGGGGGGGTTACAGCCCCTTGTGTGCCCACTGCTGAAAATCCCTGGGATGATGCCAGCATCCCTGGCACTCAGCTTTTTCTCCGCATTCCCCTCCCTTGCCATGTCCTGCTTTGGGGGTTCAAACAGCACTTGACATCCAAAGTAAGAGGTGCAAGAGCTCATATCTGCCTCGTGCATCATGTCTTATGCCTCCAGAATGCCCCTCCCCTGCTCCAAGTGGGGTGGTGGCTGGCCACAGACACCCTGTGCCGATGGAAAGGCCCTcagctctagggttgccaggtccatggcctgagactgatcctgtatctttaggagaagaggaagtcagccaagtgcaggtgttcttgcaaccctgtaatgggaagaaccacaagctggaattctcccttccccttgcacaacttttaaagatacagaagacctcttagttgccaggcctggcctccaagaggtcgtttgtatctttaaaagttgtgcaggggggagggagaattccaccttgtggttcttcccattacagggttgcaagaacacctgcacttggctgactttctcttctcctaaacatacaggatcagtcttaggccatggacctggcaaccctactcagcacACAGAGGTACTCTCCTTATCATTACTTTGCCTGTTTAAAAGCTGAGACCACCtggttttatttaatttctacaaAGAGAGTCAGGCTGGAAGGCCTTCTCGCCTCAAAGTCTAGACCCAGATATGGGGGAAGAAGTGAGGTTGTGGTTACTCAGAGGCGAGTGGGatatactctgcacatgctcagaagcacacACTGCTTTGCACACTGTTCTGTCTGAGCCTGGCACTCTATACAGGCTCCAGGGATGGGTCTGAACGAGTGCCAGCCTTACCTTCACCAGGGAGAGGACGCCGTCGTTGGTGAGGGGGTCGGCGTGGATGGCGAAAGCCCCGTTGGGATCACCCTCCAGGATGGTGAACTTGGCCAGCCAGTTCGGAGAGCCAGGCAGGTCTTTGTCTTGGACCAGAACCCGCCCAATGACCACACCTTGTTTGTTCTCAGGGGCCTCCATGGAGAACTGTAAGGGAGAAAAACGTGCTGTTGTACAGTGACTCAGCTATAGCCGCCATTGCATGTTTCATGAGGGCACTGTATTCCCCTTGGCTCTCTGGTTTTTGAAGGTGGGGCCCATAGACTGAAGGGAGGAATTAAAGTCGATAAAAGTGGCCATTCTGCTGAACCAAGAAACCCTTTTACACCTCTGCGCAGGGGTGGAGCCTGATGGGCCTCGGGGCAGAGCCTAGCGGTGCCAAATGGAAGCAGGGAAGAGGACTGGCAGGTCCTGGAGCAAAACGATGAAAGCGCTCAGCAGGGCACGTAGAAACCAGCCCTCGCCTCTGCCCCTGAGATTTCTCTTTATCCTGAGGACACTGAGGTCAGGTGGGCTCTGTCCAGGTTCGAAGTCTTAGAACTTCAGTGCAACTTTTCCCAAAGCACCCACCCACAAGGCATCTAACGACAGTACTCAAATTCCTGGCAAGGGCTGAGCGCTGGCCTTTGCAGAAGGCCTCTTGTGCTAATTTTTAGAAAGCTAAGGGATTATGATGAGGTAGTGGCAGTGGGGAGACAGAGGGTTGTGGATTTCATAAAGGGTACCTTTCCCCTTCCCTTCATAATTCAAGCACCTTATGAATAGTTTTCCTAGAAATAAAAGGGCCAAGGTGGTGTAGTGGATGGAGCAAAGGGCAAGCACTGGAGAGagctggattcaaatccccactcggccatgaagctcgccTGGTGAACTTGGACtagccaccatctctcagcctaacctacttcacagggttgttgggggaataaattggggaagggggagggcacaGAACTACATGTGACCTCTAGAACTCTTTGGAGGAactaaataataatgaaaaaaatattaattagATGCTGGAAAGCAGCTTGGCAGGAGCAGCTCAGCATGGCCTTCATTTGTCGCATTCTGTGGACCGTGCTCTGATTCAGTGGTACTGATAATCTGTTCCACAATTGGAGCGGATTGTTTGTTATGCTGGAGAGCGAGTGGGAAGGAGAACCAACAGTCCACCCCTCTGCCTTTAAACGTAAGTGATTCCCTAAACCTTTCCAAGAAGGGTCCCTCCACCGCCTTATGTGCTGTTCGTGTTTTTAACTTCTTATTAATTTTTAATCTTTTACTTTCAATTTTTTGTCAACTGTAGGTCGCTTTGAGTACGCATATGCATGCAGAAAAGTGGCAAACacatttaataattaaataaatcccccccccccgtcatcGTCAAGACAGAACAGAGCAGTCGATTCAACTGGGGGAAGAGCCCAGGGGTCCTTTATAGCCTCCTCTTCTGCCAGGTCTGCCTGCTGTCTCGTCAGTTGTGGCTGGGCTCCGCACCTCTTTCTCCGTGAACTCGGGCGGGTTATCATTGATGTCATCCACGTAGATAACCGCGGTGGCCGTGGTGGCCAGACCCTCCCCAGACATGTCTGCCACTTGGAGCGTCAGGTTGTAAATGCCCACGACCTGCCAGGAATTGGTGACAGTATGAGGAAGGAAGTATGAGCCAAGGAGGCAGTACAATATGCAGAATGACCtagtttttggcacctgctgaccACCCCGACAGCATTCTGCCCTCTTGGGAAACACAGACAGGCTTGTACCTCTCGGTCAAACCCAGCTTGGGCAGTTTGAATTTCCCCTGACTGCTCGTCCATTCTGAAGATCTCACTCATTTCTGGTTCCAGGATGGAGTATCTCAGAACCGCATTGTCTGTCTCTGGGTCATCAGCATCtgtggcttctgccttcatcacaaAGGTACCTGGGAATGCATACAGTTGCCTTATTCCACCTGGATAATCTGCTTTTCCCATTTAGCCTAGTgttgtcaactctgactggcagcagctctccaaagtctaAGACAGGGAGAGCTGTTCCCATCACCTGATCTTCTTTTACCGGGAGATGCTGCAAACCCATGCATGTTTATTCATCAGCAGCATTGATGGGTCTCAGGGTTTGACCTGAAGTGTCAAGATTCCCCAGAATAAGGACAGAAATCTCGGGGGCAAGAATGTTGAGCTATTTCCTGCTTGACCTGCTGGAAGCTTTTGTTTTACTGTCCCCACATCTATCAGGCTCCACCCTGGGACTCCCCAGACGCCTGCTTCCACCAGGCACAACTAGACTCCACCCCTGCCTCATAGGCCCCACCCATTCACCCCAAGCCCCTCCCTGTCAGGAGAACTGGAAACTGTACTTGGGAGAAAATCCCAATGAAGTTAGCGAGACATTTAGTTTCTAAGTATGCCTGCACACGTTTAcagctcatgacttcccccagagaatcctgggaactgtagtctgtaaagggaattgtcgctctgtgaggggtaaaccacagttcccggAAATGTTTGGGCCATTTGCTTGAAACATATGCTGTGTACACAGCCCAAATACACTGCCCTCGCCACTACTGGTCTCACACCAGCAGCCCCTTTGTTGGAGGACTGGCAGGGGCAAAAGGAAGCTGCGGCTCTGGACTGCTAGGATGGGATGCCCTGCATTGCaattccccatccccaccccccagtTAGAGCCCAGTTAAGTCAGAGAACTAGCCCGCCCCTATTAAGCAGGAGGCACatgtgggcctggctcactgacCTGGGAGAGCTCCTTCCACCACATGTCCAGTGAAGATGGCCTGCCGGAAGAGGGGACGGTTGTCATTCTGGTCCATGACCACAATCTCCAGGTCCGTGGGGTCCTCTAGGGGCACTCCCCCCAGGTCCAGTGCAAAGGCCTTGAGCTAGGCACAGACAGAGTAGGAGGGATCAGCTATTATTAGGCTGCAGTCAAAATAAACTTTGCACCATAGCCAGGGAGACTGTCCCCTTAAGACCTACAATCACAATCTTCAGTCAGAAGCATTGATTTGGGGCAAAGCTCACAAATGTGTGCATGATGATGACCCCAGATAAGGAACAccccaaattatacagccatgccTCCAGGAGAGTGTCCTCAATGGGACAGCACTGAATTGGGTCCGGCCCAGTGATTTTTTGGGTGCAGGACACTGTCAACCGTGGCACCCCCATGTCCTAACAGCCAAAATATCTAGAAAAGAACGATTGTGCATCTGATATGGGGCAGACTAACACTTATTTTGGGAGACGTATACACTTTGGGGGGAAaatgagatggactgccttcaagtcgatcccgacttatggcgaccctttgaatagggttttcatggtaagtggtattcagagggggtttgccattgccttcctctgaggctgagaggcagtgactggcccaaggtcacccagtgagcttcatggctgtgtggggattcgaaccctgctctcccaggtcgtagtccaacactctaaccactacgccacgctGGCTCTCTATATacactttgttgtttttgttatgtgccttcaagtcgattacgacttatagcaaccccttgaatcagtgacctccaatagcatccgatataaaccaccctgttcagatcttgtaagttcaggtctgtggcttcctttatggaatcaatccatctcttgtttggccttcctctttttctacactaCACTCTACTATACACTGTAGCTCCTTTTAAAGTTTTCTGATTGAGCTGTCTTCCAACTCTggtgcaaataaggaactggaagCTAGTGACCAACTTTACCACCATCCCTGAAGAGTGCTCAGTGCTGAGCTGGTTTGCCAGCCGGCCTGTGGCACAGACTTGTTCCCCACCTCCTGCCATCCCATCATCTGCCATGGTCCTGCCACCCCTTGCAACAAGGCCCTCACTTGTCCGCCTCAACccaaaatttctatcccacccttgctGTTGACCGAGGTGGGTATTGCCTCTGCTTGGGAGCGGGCAGAGCATGAAATGATGCCATGCAATggagaaatattaatattagaactcgtggacatccaacaaaactgaatgttggaagattcggggcagacaacatcttcactgagcacatagttaaactgtggaatttgcttccacaagaggcagtgatggtcccCAAACTGGAcggctgtaaaagaggattagaccaaaaaaggttgtcagtggctactagccaggatggctatgctctacctccgtagtcggaggcagtctgcttctgaataccagctgctggaagccacaggaggggagagtgctcttgcgctcaggtcctgcttgcaggcttcccatgggcatctggttggccactgtgaggacagggtgctggactagatgggcccccttgggcctgatccagcaggctcttctgatgttcttatgtttgatGGCTAGACTTACCTGTCACATTGGGCTCATTCATTTCTGGGCATTCTTCAGGCCTTAATATCCTCTGGGCCTGTAAACACTATCCCTTTCATCTtaaatcagggatagccaatgcggtgccctccaggtgttgtcggACTCCTGTCAGCACCAGCCagtgtgggagttgtagtacaacatcatctggagggcaccatgttg
Coding sequences:
- the CDH15 gene encoding cadherin-15, yielding MQAKQLPGHLSPLPPPATIRRSSPRPQTSPNTCAVCQSPVSVILALSAAETLRLCMREGRRLKLSGSALCPRHNQAQPRTKMVTPFWLLSFPLAMLAVQDVCGSKEELPDRVPILHLKPQKDGTGRVKRAWVIPPISVLENHKRLPHLLVQIKSDKQQPGGVIYNIKGPGVDEEPRDIFTIDKRNGKVYLNTMLDREKNDRFRLKAFALDLGGVPLEDPTDLEIVVMDQNDNRPLFRQAIFTGHVVEGALPGTFVMKAEATDADDPETDNAVLRYSILEPEMSEIFRMDEQSGEIQTAQAGFDREVVGIYNLTLQVADMSGEGLATTATAVIYVDDINDNPPEFTEKEFSMEAPENKQGVVIGRVLVQDKDLPGSPNWLAKFTILEGDPNGAFAIHADPLTNDGVLSLVKALDHEEQDRFELLVSVQNQSPLELAAPKAARALATVRVQVLDANEAPFFQENPWRGSVKEGMPPGTEITLYRAIDPDTFQAQELKYSQAADLVSWLQVDPESGLVQTRQEVPPRSTFPDGWYIMHILASDNGNPSLTATGTLSIEVLEVNDHAPLLLPVTSELCSQGGHLVLSATDEDLPPHAEPFHFRLSPRVPHNWTLSHFNDTHSLLQAEGEVEVGLHVLPLLISDSGTPLQVREQLLNVSVCACDQWGSCQAHAAAVVGAVAGLSLGALMIILGSAILLLLLALLVAALEHSRRQAFHKGLLGSSQDDLRDNIVNYNEQGGGEEDQDAYDLNQLRNPDLFPPPSLRSKPPHRRDAPYSYALPHYPRRLPACPSDIEDFINEGLEAADGDPSVPPYDTALIYDYEGEGSAGGSLSSILSSVADDDQEYDYLHEWGPRFRRLAELYGQ